One genomic window of Punica granatum isolate Tunisia-2019 chromosome 1, ASM765513v2, whole genome shotgun sequence includes the following:
- the LOC116187404 gene encoding protein YIPF1 homolog, translated as MWIQRVGLMLLFLAASGRETDGDLIEEPRKEKGAREREREKMMSGKYTTIDSQKVSGSVPAVPDSGHFTVKLSESNLQPYPPSDARGKISSGSQPPRDADVTFSKSRLGSDEPPQGGWFQMFSIASYKPYFDVDTSDVVERIKDSLFPLRGTFNEKTASNPDLYGPFWICTTLIFVAASIGTFVTYIAHKLKNKEWNYDINLVTWSAGLFYGYIIIVPLGLYVILKYFSVPSGLAQLLCLYGYSLFVFIPALCLSVVPLEIFRWVVAGVAGFMSATFVALNLRAHIKSAGERWFFIVAAIFLLQLALGVALKLSLFTVAV; from the exons ATGTGGATCCAGCGCGTGGGGTTAATGCTCCTATTTCTTGCCGCGAGCGGGAGAGAGACGGACGGAGATCTGATTGAAGAACcgaggaaagaaaaaggagcgagagagagagagagggagaagatGATGAGCGGGAAGTACACGACGATCGACAGCCAGAAGGTCTCGGGATCTGTGCCT GCTGTTCCGGATTCCGGCCACTTTACCGTCAAATTATCCG AATCAAATCTCCAACCTTACCCTCCGTCAGATGCACGGGGAAAGATATCTAGTGGCTCACAGCCTCCCCGGGATGCCGATG ttacattttcaaaatcaagacTTGGCTCTGATGAACCCCCGCAAGGTGGTTGGTTTCAGATGTTTTCAATTGCCTCATACAAGCCGTACTTTGATGTTGATACTTCAGATGTCGTAGAGAGAATCAAAGATTCACTCTTTCCATTGAGAGGAACCTTCAATGAGAAAACAGCAAGCAACCCAGATTT GTATGGACCATTCTGGATTTGCACCACGCTTATATTTGTTGCAGCTTCAATTGGTACTTTTGTGACATATATAGCTCACAAGCTAAAGAATAAAGAGTGGAACTATGACATAAATCTGGTGACCTGGTCTGCTGGCTTGTTCTACGGATACATCATTATTGTCCCTCTCGGGTTATATGTAATCCTCAAGTACTTCTCGGTGCCTTCTGGACTGGCCCAGCTACTGTGTCTTTATGGCTACTCACTCTTCGTCTTCATTCCTGCACTG TGTCTCTCTGTTGTGCCTCTGGAAATATTCAGATGGGTAGTAGCCGGTGTAGCTGGGTTTATGTCTGCGACCTTCGTGGCCCTCAATCTCCGAGCCCACATTAAGTCGGCCGGAGAAAGGTGGTTCTTCATTGTGGCCGCGATTTTTCTGTTACAGCTGGCTCTTGGAGTGGCACTGAAGCTCTCCTTGTTCACCGTCGCGGTATAG
- the LOC116209959 gene encoding serine--tRNA ligase: MLDINLFREEKGNNPERIRESQRRRFASVEIVDEIIALDKEWRQRQFELENLRKEFNKINKQVAQLRISGGDATEMIASTNENKRLAAEKEVEVRDAWTQLKSRLETVGNLVHDSVPISDDEANNAVIRTWGEKRVEAKLKSHVELVELLDIADLKKGSDVAGGRGFYLKGDGVRLNQALINFGLDFLEKRGYTALQTPFFMRKEIMAKCAQLAQFDEELYKVTGEGDDKYLIATAEQPLCAYHLEDWIQPAQLPLRYAGYSSCFRKEAGSHGRDTLGIFRVHQFEKVEQFCITSPNGNDSWDMHEEMIKNSEEFYQALKIPYHIVAIVSGALNDAAAKKYDLEGWFPASQTYRELVSCSNCTDYQSRRLEIRFGQKKGNEQAKQYVHLLNSTLTATERTICCILENCQREDGVEVPEPLRLYMGGKDFLPFKSKPAPEAKGKKSKA, encoded by the exons ATGTTGGACATTAATCTTTTCAGGGAGGAGAAGGGGAACAACCCCGAGAGGATCCGGGAGTCCCAGCGGCGTCGCTTCGCCAGCGTCGAGATCGTCGACGAGATCATCGCCCTCGACAAGGAGTGGCGCCAGC GTCAGTTTGAGCTCGAGAACCTGCGCAAGGAGTTCAACAAGATCAACAAGCAAGTCGCTCAGCTCAGAATC TCTGGTGGTGATGCAACGGAGATGATAGCGAGCACCAATGAGAACAAGAGGTTGGCTGCCGAAAAAGAAGTTGAAGTCCGTGATGCTTGGACGCAATTGAAATCAAGGCTCGAAACAGTTGGGAACTTGGTCCATGATTCCGTTCCTATTAGTGATGATGAG GCAAATAATGCGGTTATCAGGACATGGGGCGAGAAGAGAGTGGAGGCAAAATTGAAGAGCCATGTTGAGCTTGTTGAGCTTCTTGACATTGCAGACTTGAAAAAAG GATCCGATGTGGCCGGAGGTAGAGGTTTCTACTTGAAAGGTGATGGTGTACGCCTTAATCAAGCTTTGATTAACTTTGGCCTTGATTTCTTGGAAAAAAGAGGCTACACAGCATTGCAAACTCCTTTCTTCATGAGAAAAGAGATCATGGCCAAGTGTGCTCAATTAGCACAATTTGATGAAGAACTCTACAAG GTTACTGGGGAGGGAGATGACAAATATCTCATTGCTACTGCAGAGCAGCCACTCTGCGCTTATCATTTGGAGGACTGGATTCAGCCTGCACAGCTGCCCTTAAG ATATGCTGGATACTCGTCTTGTTTCCGCAAAGAGGCAGGTTCACATGGTCGTGATACTTTAGGAATCTTCAGAGTCCATCAGTTCGAGAAAGTGGAGCAGTTTTGCATCACCTCCCCGAATGGCAATGATTCGTGGGACATGCATGAagaaatgattaaaaattctGAGGAGTTTTACCAGGCG CTTAAGATACCGTATCACATTGTTGCTATTGTCTCGGGAGCATTGAATGACGCAGCCGCTAAGAAGTATGACCTAGAAGGATGGTTTCCAGCGTCACAGACTTACAGAGAGCTTGTGTCCTGTTCCAATTGTACCGATTATCAGTCGAGAAGACTTGAAATTCGGTTCGGCCAAAAGAAG GGGAACGAGCAAGCGAAGCAATATGTTCACCTCTTGAACTCCACTCTCACAGCAACTGAGAGGACCATTTGTTGCATCCTTGAAAACTGCCAGAGAGAAGATGGAGTTGAGGTACCCGAACCTCTAAGGCTTTATATGGGCGGAAAGGACTTCTTGCCATTCAAGAGCAAGCCTGCACCCGAAGCCAAAGGGAAGAAATCTAAAGCATAG
- the LOC116209946 gene encoding uncharacterized protein LOC116209946, producing the protein MADIAEEEDDEGFGEFKFVPTTAAVSPNPAAASNGLADDYWSDFLSFNGSPRVESNPKPPPTQNSVEPFDFFGDRATAQRSAEATSTGTVPEKPKWVKPSGAIPLSLFGEEEEKEEEEEAGSGAVGASLNSATGLSNDSNGDPAKGAPNLGSAVGLNGFIVTLYNQNQHSGAPANESGLNLTSNGGILQELDAGIGSQAELNPKPILNGVDFNMSNGNGEKDEEDEWEFRAADAETRVKGENLNGDQRKGESGSDLNFNNFFPSWNGFSSDVNGFTSKPNGVELGTNGFNLTGNEKQENADDDFGWEFKGAEMENNNKEGNLKVEGSTRELFEEVELSFEFGNVVPEPTGVIVATDKNSQFFGLDFAYDLNPKPESQLNILSDSNLISNGKDVKNDSESNPTFRSFVSDEDAWEFKEATSEINPRSQGEPVVVNNATKVTSVSATNSVLQSGSNGEEDPKVVNGFFSNPINANVESNDDFWGFKDASSDSNLKLERNEESHVNGKEAFPLATVGDGKLENDGSLIYPDLTTRKSPNDSNMRRQPSNLSINDLIANLYNQATPIASVPDVQVSVEIGFVTSKAKLEEEPENEIDDFDDSWDFKAAETEKKDETSFNLVQQLSGTGLDSNQSGQVSSLLHSDGILDGSSWGFKDASSRLRYEDEGSVPSLVDPCQKFSAGLEIDDLLDFYSKLKDELCFTALSHLHRMKEAQNGLAGLPSDDSTLKDENREIQELYNALNPDDKISEVTSIDLPPRVPHLKGFLPVLDEKLQALEAEYQLSRKLSSADEDPQSLIELLRHVSLMLRILRWGTVEQQYCYVTAWSKLISLCSQELKHGALLWKQALEKDVQGHLLSKSDGKKYIIALGEIYRAVGVLGASIKLYKPWLLPSSADFSATSVLLNECSLLWSSSGFEEALRSMSDPLEFTYEGSVATLLDSIKVIHGLDEYAFQTYNFAGEEQLCRISLLSTELVGDMKMIEWNGEEYFLKLANLWANLASCNPPDLPRMEIS; encoded by the exons ATGGCGGATATAGCTGAGGAAGAGGACGACGAGGGCTTCGGGGAATTCAAGTTCGTCCCCACCACCGCCGCGGTGTCTCCGAATCCCGCCGCTGCTTCGAACGGTCTCGCCGACGACTACTGGAGCGATTTCCTTAGCTTCAATGGATCCCCGCGCGTCGAGTCCAATCCCAAGCCACCGCCCACCCAGAATTCCGTGGAGCCATTCGATTTCTTCGGAGATCGCGCGACTGCGCAGCGATCTGCTGAGGCGACATCCACTGGGACGGTGCCGGAGAAACCCAAGTGGGTGAAGCCCTCGGGAGCTATTCCTCTGTCGCTTTtcggagaggaggaggagaaggaggaggaggaggaggcgggATCTGGTGCGGTCGGTGCTTCATTAAATAGTGCGACCGGACTGTCCAATGACAGTAATGGTGATCCGGCGAAGGGGGCACCTAATTTGGGTTCGGCGGTAGGATTGAACGGTTTCATTGTTACTTTGTACAATCAGAATCAGCATAGCGGTGCTCCTGCCAATGAATCAGGCCTAAATTTGACCTCAAATGGGGGGATACTTCAAGAACTGGACGCGGGGATCGGATCTCAAGCTGAATTGAATCCGAAACCAATCTTAAACGGGGTTGATTTCAATATGAGTAATGGGAACGGGGAAaaggatgaagaagatgaatggGAATTCAGGGCTGCAGATGCAGAGACAAGAGTTAAAGGCGAGAACTTGAAT GGAGACCAGAGGAAGGGTGAGAGTGGTTCAGACCTGAACTTCAATAATTTCTTCCCTAGTTGGAATGGTTTCAGTTCAGATGTAAATGGCTTCACTTCAAAACCTAATGGGGTGGAGTTGGGCACAAATGGGTTCAATTTAACTGgaaatgaaaaacaagagaATGCTGACGATGATTTTGGCTGGGAATTTAAAGGCGCAGAGATGGAAAACAACAATAAAGAGGGTAACTTGAAG GTTGAAGGGAGTACGAGGGAACTTTTTGAGGAAGTTGAGCTGAGCTTTGAGTTTGGGAATGTTGTGCCAGAACCAACTGGTGTTATTGTTGCGACAGATAagaattctcaattttttggATTGGATTTCGCATATGATCTGAACCCAAAACCAGAATCCCAGTTGAATATTCTATCAGATTCAAACCTAATAAGCAATGGAAAAGATGTCAAGAATGATTCTGAATCTAATCCAACATTTAGAAGTTTCGTTTCTGATGAAGATGCGTGGGAGTTCAAGGAGGCAACTTCAGAGATCAATCCACGTAGCCAG GGTGAGCCTGTGGTCGTGAATAATGCTACCAAAGTGACTTCTGTAAGTGCTACTAACAGTGTTCTCCAAAGTGGGTCAAACGGTGAG GAAGATCCAAAGGTTGTTAATGGATTTTTCTCGAATCCcattaatgcaaatgtggaATCGAATGATGACTTCTGGGGATTTAAAGATGCATCATCAGACAGTAATTTGAAACTAGAG AGAAATGAGGAAAGCCATGTTAATGGAAAGGAAGCCTTTCCACTTGCCACAGTTGGTGATGGAAAGTTAGAGAACGATGGTTCATTAATTTATCCCGATTTGACTACCAGAAAATCTCCGAATGATAGCAACATGAGAAGACAACCTTCGAATTTGTCAATCAATGATCTTATTGCAAATCTATACAATCAAGCCACTCCAATTGCTTCAGTTCCTGATGTCCAAGTATCAGTTGAGATTGGGTTCGTCACATCAAAGGCAAAATTGGAAGAAGAGCCAGAAAATGAGATTGATGATTTTGATGATTCCTGGGATTTCAAGGCTGCTGAGACagaaaagaaagatgagaCTTCTTTCAACCTTGTCCAACAGCTAAGTGGCACTGGATTAGATTCAAACCAGAGTGGGCAAGTGTCCAGTTTGTTGCATAGTGACGGTATTTTAGATGGTAGTTCTTGGGGATTTAAGGATGCTTCTTCCCGGTTAAGATATGAAGATGAGGGTTCTGTACCAAGTCTTGTGGATCCATGTCAGAAGTTCTCTGCCGGTCTTGAGATTGATGATCTTCTAGATTTCTATTCCAAGTTGAAGGATGAACTTTGTTTTACTGCTCTTTCCCATCTTCACAGAATGAAG GAAGCACAGAATGGACTTGCTGGTCTTCCCAGTGATGATTCAACACTGAAAGATGAGAACAGGGAAATTCAG GAACTATATAATGCATTAAACCCAGACGACAAAATCTCAGAAGTCACCTCAATTGATCTTCCTCCGAGGGTTCCCCACCTCAAGGGGTTTCTGCCAGTCCTGGATGAGAAGTTACAAGCTCTTGAAGCGGAGTATCAACTGTCTAGAAAATTGTCATCG GCAGATGAAGATCCACAGTCACTGATTGAACTCTTGAGACATGTTTCCTTGATGCTGCGAATTTTGAGATGGGGAACGGTCGAGCAGCAATATTGCTATGTAACTGCTTGGTCTAAGCTGATCTCTCTATGCAGTCAAGAACTTAAGCATGGAGCCTTGCTGTGGAAGCAGGCTTTAGAGAAAGATGTGCAGGGTCATCTGCTATCTAAATCTGATG GCAAGAAGTACATTATTGCTCTCGGAGAGATTTACAGAGCAGTTGGAGTTCTAGGAGCGTCAATCAAGCTGTACAAGCCATGGCTGCTTCCGAGTTCTGCAGATTTCTCAGCTACTTCAGTTCTGCTAAACGAGTGTTCTCTTCTATGGTCAAGTTCCGGATTCGAAGAAGCTCTTCGTAGTATGTCTGATCCTCTAGAGTTCACATACGAGGGATCTGTTGCCACACTACTTGATTCCATCAAAGTTATACATGGTCTCGATGAATATGCCTTCCAAACCTATAATTTCGCTGGGGAAGAACAGCTATGTCGAATATCTCTCCTAAGTACAGAATTGGTAGGAG ATATGAAAATGATCGAGTGGAACGGAGAAGAATACTTTCTCAAGCTTGCAAACTTGTGGGCAAATCTCGCGAGCTGCAATCCTCCTGATTTGCCTCGGATGGAGATTAGCTGA
- the LOC116210003 gene encoding uncharacterized GPI-anchored protein At3g06035-like isoform X3, with product MMSDLKLLLSLSFLVATTFALVRSNEEDDLLQGINSYRKSLNLLPLAQNDRAGCLADEIAERLQNHPCSTSTYGINLVPGTGPQSTDYLQLLSKCDIGVNHMGDGVILPVCVQDLVPSLVLANYTQSQYARYLNDLNYTGAGFGSDGDWMVVVLSTDSLGGSFAKGAGDREPVHGWIMAMWSVVLLMAL from the exons ATGATGTCTGATCTAAAGCTGCTCCTGTCCCTGTCCTTCCTCGTAGCCACGACATTTGCTCTGGTCCGCTCTAATG aagaagatgatcttCTTCAGGGCATCAACAGCTACAGGAAGTCCCTGAACCTGCTGCCGCTTGCACAGAACGACCGAGCCGGCTGCCTCGCGGATGAGATCGCGGAGAGGCTGCAGAACCATCCCTGCAGCACCAGCACCTACGGCATCAACCTCGTCCCCG GAACGGGGCCGCAGTCCACCGACTATCTGCAGCTCCTGTCGAAGTGCGACATTGGCGTCAACCATATGGGGGACGGGGTGATCTTGCCGGTGTGCGTGCAGGATTTGGTGCCTTCACTGGTGCTCGCCAACTACACACAGTCGCAGTACGCGAGGTACCTGAATGATTTGAATTACACCGGTGCTGGGTTCGGGTCGGATGGTGACTGGATGGTGGTGGTCCTGAGCACGGACTCGCTGGGCGGTAGCTTCGCAAAGGGGGCTGGGGATCGTGAACCGGTGCACGGGTGGATTATGGCTATGTGGTCGGTTGTCTTGTTGATGGCACTATGA
- the LOC116210003 gene encoding uncharacterized GPI-anchored protein At3g06035-like isoform X1 — translation MMSDLKLLLSLSFLVATTFALVRSNEKEEEDDLLQGINSYRKSLNLLPLAQNDRAGCLADEIAERLQNHPCSTSTYGINLVPGTGPQSTDYLQLLSKCDIGVNHMGDGVILPVCVQDLVPSLVLANYTQSQYARYLNDLNYTGAGFGSDGDWMVVVLSTDSLGGSFAKGAGDREPVHGWIMAMWSVVLLMAL, via the exons ATGATGTCTGATCTAAAGCTGCTCCTGTCCCTGTCCTTCCTCGTAGCCACGACATTTGCTCTGGTCCGCTCTAATG aaaaagaagaagaagatgatcttCTTCAGGGCATCAACAGCTACAGGAAGTCCCTGAACCTGCTGCCGCTTGCACAGAACGACCGAGCCGGCTGCCTCGCGGATGAGATCGCGGAGAGGCTGCAGAACCATCCCTGCAGCACCAGCACCTACGGCATCAACCTCGTCCCCG GAACGGGGCCGCAGTCCACCGACTATCTGCAGCTCCTGTCGAAGTGCGACATTGGCGTCAACCATATGGGGGACGGGGTGATCTTGCCGGTGTGCGTGCAGGATTTGGTGCCTTCACTGGTGCTCGCCAACTACACACAGTCGCAGTACGCGAGGTACCTGAATGATTTGAATTACACCGGTGCTGGGTTCGGGTCGGATGGTGACTGGATGGTGGTGGTCCTGAGCACGGACTCGCTGGGCGGTAGCTTCGCAAAGGGGGCTGGGGATCGTGAACCGGTGCACGGGTGGATTATGGCTATGTGGTCGGTTGTCTTGTTGATGGCACTATGA
- the LOC116210003 gene encoding uncharacterized GPI-anchored protein At3g06035-like isoform X2, protein MMSDLKLLLSLSFLVATTFALVRSNEEEDDLLQGINSYRKSLNLLPLAQNDRAGCLADEIAERLQNHPCSTSTYGINLVPGTGPQSTDYLQLLSKCDIGVNHMGDGVILPVCVQDLVPSLVLANYTQSQYARYLNDLNYTGAGFGSDGDWMVVVLSTDSLGGSFAKGAGDREPVHGWIMAMWSVVLLMAL, encoded by the exons ATGATGTCTGATCTAAAGCTGCTCCTGTCCCTGTCCTTCCTCGTAGCCACGACATTTGCTCTGGTCCGCTCTAATG aagaagaagatgatcttCTTCAGGGCATCAACAGCTACAGGAAGTCCCTGAACCTGCTGCCGCTTGCACAGAACGACCGAGCCGGCTGCCTCGCGGATGAGATCGCGGAGAGGCTGCAGAACCATCCCTGCAGCACCAGCACCTACGGCATCAACCTCGTCCCCG GAACGGGGCCGCAGTCCACCGACTATCTGCAGCTCCTGTCGAAGTGCGACATTGGCGTCAACCATATGGGGGACGGGGTGATCTTGCCGGTGTGCGTGCAGGATTTGGTGCCTTCACTGGTGCTCGCCAACTACACACAGTCGCAGTACGCGAGGTACCTGAATGATTTGAATTACACCGGTGCTGGGTTCGGGTCGGATGGTGACTGGATGGTGGTGGTCCTGAGCACGGACTCGCTGGGCGGTAGCTTCGCAAAGGGGGCTGGGGATCGTGAACCGGTGCACGGGTGGATTATGGCTATGTGGTCGGTTGTCTTGTTGATGGCACTATGA
- the LOC116209968 gene encoding NADPH-dependent aldehyde reductase 1, chloroplastic-like: protein MICRLPYSVSRRALSAGCRSLSSHHHYLVRLGNRGVTFPANRAVFPAIKLTVKGMASGGDKFPPQRQEAQPGKEHAMEPTPQFTSPEYKPSNKLQGKVALVTGGDSGIGRAVVHCFAKEGATVAFTYVKGQEDKDAKDTLEMLGEAKRSSGSDAKDPMAVAADLGFDENCKKVVDEVVNAYGRIDILVNNAAEQYECTTVEEIDEGRLERVFRTNIFSYFFMVRHALKHMKEGSAIINTTSVNAYKGNAKLLDYTSTKGAIVAFTRGLALQLVEKGIRVNGVAPGPIWTPLIPASFKEEETASFGSQVPMKRAGQPIEVAPSFVFLACNHCSSYMTGQVLHPNGGTVVNG, encoded by the exons ATGATCTGTCGCCTGCCATACTCTGTTTCACGCAGAGCACTCTCAGCAGGCTGTAGATCACTCTCCTCTCATCATCACTACCTGGTAAGACTAGGAAACCGGGGGGTTACTTTTCCGGCAAACCGTGCGGTATTTCCGGCGATCAAATTAACGGTGAAAGGAATGGCTTCGGGAGGCGACAAGTTTCCGCCGCAGAGGCAGGAGGCGCAGCCCGGGAAAGAACACGCCATGGAGCCCACCCCTCAGTTCACTTCCCCAGAGTACAAGCCGTCGAACAAGCTCCAG GGTAAGGTGGCCCTCGTGACGGGAGGCGACTCGGGGATCGGCAGAGCCGTGGTTCACTGCTTCGCAAAGGAAGGCGCAACTGTGGCCTTCACATACGTGAAGGGGCAGGAGGACAAGGATGCTAAAGACACCCTTGAGATGCTCGGGGAGGCGAAGAGGTCCTCGGGTTCAGACGCCAAGGACCCCATGGCGGTTGCTGCTGATCTCGGGTTCGATGAGAACTGCAAGAAGGTGGTGGACGAAGTGGTCAATGCTTATGGGCGGATCGATATACTGGTCAATAATGCGGCCGAGCAGTACGAGTGCACCACCGTGGAGGAGATCGACGAGGGGAGGCTGGAGCGAGTTTTCCGAACTAACATCTTTTCCTACTTCTTCATGGTCAG GCACGCGCTGAAGCACATGAAAGAAGGGAGTGCGATAATCAACACGACCTCTGTGAATGCGTACAAGGGCAATGCCAAGCTCCTGGACTACACCTCCACCAAAGGGGCCATAGTGGCCTTCACCCGAGGGCTAGCCCTCCAGCTCGTGGAAAAGGGCATCCGGGTCAACGGAGTTGCCCCTGGGCCAATATGGACCCCGCTGATCCCAGCCTCCTTCAAGGAGGAAGAGACTGCGAGCTTCGGGTCCCAGGTGCCAATGAAGAGAGCCGGCCAGCCAATCGAGGTTGCGCCCAGCTTTGTGTTCCTGGCTTGCAACCACTGCTCGTCCTACATGACCGGTCAAGTTCTGCACCCCAACG GCGGGACGGTGGTCAATGGCTGA
- the LOC116209977 gene encoding uncharacterized protein LOC116209977 has protein sequence MSKEEKTEQEQEQEQGSSLPTVLTSENSNPCPICLAPIAALQESYLDHCFHKFCYKCIVQWTKVVAAKHSEPPAFVTCPICKTKNSSIIYGYDGSSFERHYIQQIHTDSVFFSEAHKFRLRCYYTRQGALADEFKVQRFWRSRKYLHPNHWLSSWVKREIQALMQEEDVDLVAHHILGVIDSIFIRHGPRSRKQPELVQEEFKAAVSEATRPFLAGRAERFTDEMELFLASGLNLEAYDEVYRQQVGRDTTGVTSESPAEDRTSSHVALDMLIFDDISDEAD, from the exons ATGAGCAAAGAGGAGAAGACAGAGCAAGAACAAGAACAGGAGCAGGGAAGCAGCTTGCCGACCGTCTTAACCTCAGAAAACTCGAACCCATGTCCCATCTGCCTCGCCCCCATCGCTGCTCTCCAAGAATCATACTTGGATCATTGCTTCC ATAAGTTCTGTTACAAATGCATCGTCCAGTGGACCAAAGTGGTCGCTGCCAAGCACTCCGAGCCACCGGCTTTTGTGACATGCCCCATTTGCAAG ACCAAGAACTCGTCGATTATTTACGGGTATGATGGAAGTTCATTCGAGCGGCATTACATCCAACAGATACACACTGATAG CGTTTTCTTCTCAGAAGCCCATAAGTTTAGGCTTCGGTGCTATTACACCAGACAAG GTGCCTTAGCTGACGAATTTAAGGTGCAACGGTTCTGGAGGTCTCGGAAGTATCTGCATCCGAACCACTGGCTCAGTAGCTGGGTGAAAAGAGAGATACAGGCTTTGATGCAG GAGGAAGATGTCGACCTCGTCGCACATCACATACTGGGCGTGATCGATTCGATCTTCATAAG GCATGGACCTAGGAGCCGAAAGCAGCCCGAACTGGTTCAAGAAGAATTCAAAGCTGCCGTCTCCGAAGCCACAAGGCCATTTCTAGCAGGGAGGGCCGAGAGATTCACCGATGAAATGGAGCTGTTTCTGGCTTCCGGTTTGAATCTCGAAGCTTATGACGAAGTCTACAGGCAACAAGTTGGCAGAGATACAACCGGAGTGACCAGTGAATCTCCTGCTGAAGACAGGACATCATCACATGTTGCTCTGGACATGCTCATCTTTGATGACATTTCTGATGAAGCTGATTGA
- the LOC116209955 gene encoding coleoptile phototropism protein 1-like encodes MVANALERRNNTWVLRTEVASDLIVQVGKFSFHLHKLPMVSRSGYINRLVFQKQGVEDKTDPPLVIHLNNLPGGAKAFETVVRFCYGLKFDLTASNIAPSYCAAHFLEMTEDFHESNLLSETEVFLSFVILSSWKDTFLILKSCESLSPWAVELRILKRCSDSICQKACNSPEGFIFGNEIKRQADNWWFEDVSSLRIDHFIEVLGGLKRRGMKAKLVGSCIADWTEKWLSRVTLLDNVTLQKLTYQLQRITIESLIRLLPPEENSVSCNFLLKLLRLGIVMETDPELTNQLDLRIGSMLDRCHVTDLLVKNFGDNEVDTTYDVGVVVRAVESYVSSVSWNPRPKIHAIGRLVDGYLAFIAREKNLRIETFCSLLMSLPKSVHTCDDNLYRAIDMYLKAHPHLTEEERVSICRALDHNKLTKEAREHVMKNDRLPMSMTTRLILLEQVNMMRSMTGTGSNFLRTKTQAVIRSSARKGSGEQLVDSQKEIRMMKEEVDIVKLQLSQLQMCRMELQVKMRRGVR; translated from the exons ATGGTTGCGAATGCTCTGGAAAGAAGAAACAATACCTG GGTTCTTCGTACGGAAGTTGCCAGCGATTTGATCGTGCAGGTTGGGAAGTTCAGCTTCCATTTACACAAG CTGCCTATGGTCTCGAGGAGTGGCTACATAAATAGATTGGTCTTCCAAAAACAAGGAGTCGAAGATAAGACTGACCCTCCTCTTGTTATCCACCTGAACAATCTTCCTGGTGGAGCTAAAGCATTTGAGACGGTAGTAAGGTTCTGCTACGGGCTAAAGTTTGATCTAACTGCATCAAACATTGCTCCTTCATATTGTGCGGCTCATTTCCTGGAGATGACTGAGGACTTCCATGAATCAAACCTCTTATCAGAGACCGAGGTCTTTTTGAGCTTCGTGATTCTGTCTTCTTGGAAAGACACTTTCCTCATACTCAAGAGCTGTGAGTCCCTATCTCCTTGGGCCGTTGAGTTGAGGATCCTGAAACGGTGCTCGGACTCAATTTGCCAGAAGGCCTGTAACAGTCCAGAAGGATTCATCTTCGGGAATGAAATCAAAAGGCAGGCTGATAATTGGTGGTTCGAGGATGTTTCGTCCCTTAGAATAGATCATTTCATAGAAGTGTTGGGGGGGCTAAAAAGAAGGGGGATGAAAGCCAAGCTTGTAGGATCATGCATAGCTGATTGGACCGAGAAATGGCTCTCCAGAGTCACTTTGCTTGATAACGTTACGCTGCAGAAACTAACTTACCAGCTTCAGAGAATTACCATAGAAAGTCTGATAAGGTTACTTCCTCCAGAGGAGAATTCAGTTTCTTGCAACTTCCTGCTGAAGCTCCTGAGACTCGGGATTGTAATGGAGACTGATCCTGAGTTAACAAATCAGCTTGACCTGCGAATAGGTTCAATGTTGGATCGGTGTCATGTTACAGATCTACTGGTCAAGAATTTCGGGGACAACGAGGTAGACACAACTTATGACGTCGGAGTTGTTGTAAGGGCAGTAGAATCCTATGTCTCGTCCGTTTCCTGGAATCCTAGGCCGAAGATACATGCAATTGGCAGGTTGGTAGATGGGTATCTTGCATTCATTGCTAGGGAGAAAAATCTCAGGATCGAGACATTCTGTTCGCTCCTAATGTCTCTGCCCAAGAGTGTTCATACCTGCGACGATAATCTGTATCGAGCTATAGACATGTACCTCAAG GCACACCCGCATTTGACAGAAGAAGAGAGGGTGAGCATCTGCAGAGCGCTGGACCACAACAAACTGACGAAAGAAGCTCGGGAACACGTAATGAAGAATGACCGCCTTCCCATGAGCATGACCACGAGACTCATACTTCTCGAGCAAGTGAACATGATGAGGTCCATGACCGGCACAGGATCAAACTTCCTAAGAACGAAGACACAGGCAGTTATAAGATCCTCAGCCAGAAAGGGTTCAGGAGAGCAGTTGGTCGACTCCCAAAAGGAGATAAGGATGATGAAGGAAGAAGTCGATATAGTGAAGCTGCAGCTGAGCCAGCTGCAGATGTGTAGGATGGAGCTTCAAGTGAAGATGAGGAGAGGTGTTAGATAA